A portion of the Podospora pseudoanserina strain CBS 124.78 chromosome 2, whole genome shotgun sequence genome contains these proteins:
- the RAM2 gene encoding CAAX geranylgeranyltransferase alpha subunit (COG:O; EggNog:ENOG503NV0Q; BUSCO:EOG09263Z41), whose translation MPPKGKAAQKPKAGICMCVAATTKPSAPAAPGTNNNNNNNNASKQPEKEEPSTVAELSRYHFELCHPFEGKRSTTQADQLVWLASRLATRLPVQFLGAKGQKDLWKTVNEHSLPARGFNLRKYKKRQQQHKGVDSRGRDIGEYTAKEWGIRQEKRVTLSCLQLQSQRFRELRDRQKRGFVDCQTGDQVLVTDSEYTEEKQRRREMERLSRELYGAEGMARQGKLALDPEWDDVVPIVMEDPENALAAIAYSPDYAEAMSYLRAVMSAKEYSPRSLKLTEYIINLNPAHYTVWLFRAAIIFAMKLPIPDEITWLNQIALENLKNYQIWHHRNLLVEHYHPSIASDPPALASFATSEREFLTQILAEDTKNYHVWSYRSWMVGKLGVWGNPEELRSTEELIEQDVRNNSAWSHRFYLVFSDPENCTPGKKYAATEADPKVPGEIVDREVAYAEEKIRLAPQNQSGWNYLRGVLVKGGRGLSSVREFAEEFVKGLGEGEESEEVRSSHALDLLAEVYKELGERERADLCLRRLMEKWDRIRGGYWQWRREGLGLAEVAA comes from the exons ATGCCGCCCAAAGGAAAAGCGGCGCAAAAGCCCAAAGCGGGAATTTGTATgtgtgtt gcagccaccaccaaaccatcaGCTCCGGCTGCACCTGgtaccaacaacaacaacaacaacaacaacgcttCCAAACAACCAGAAAAGGAGGAACCTTCCACCGTCGCCGAGTTATCGAGATATCATTTTGAGCTTTGTCACCCGTTCGAGGGAAAGAGATCGACGACGCAGGCGGATCAGCTTGTCTGGCTTGCTTCACGGCTTGCCACCCGGCTGCCGGTTCAGTTTTTGGGTGCAAAGGGGCAGAAGGATTTGTGGAAGACGGTTAATGAGCACTCGCTTCCTGCTAGGGGGTTTAATTTGAGGAAATATAAGaaacggcagcagcaacataaAGGTGTTGATTCACGGGGGAGGGATATCGGGGAGTATACCGCCAAGGAGTGGGGAATACGGCAGGAGAAGAGAGTGACGTTGTCTTGTCTGCAGCTGCAGTCGCAGAGGTTTAGGGAGCTGAGGGATAGGCAAaagagggggtttgtggacTGCCAGACGGGAGATCAGGTTTTGGTTACTGATTCAGAGTATACTGAGGAAAAGCAACGACggagagagatggagaggcTAAGCAGGGAGTTGTACGGCGCGGAGGGGATGGCGAGGCAGGGGAAGCTGGCGCTGGATCCGGAGTGGGATGACGTGGTGCCGATTGTGATGGAGGATCCGGAGAACGCCCTGGCGGCGATTGCGTATTCTCCTGACTACGCTGAAG CAATGTCCTACCTCCGCGCCGTCATGTCGGCAAAAGAGTACTCCCCACGCTCCCTCAAGCTGACCGAgtacatcatcaacctcaacccgGCGCACTACACCGTCTGGCTCTTCCGCGCGGCCATCATCTTCGCCATGAAGCTCCCCATCCCGGACGAGATCACCTGGCTCAACCAGATCGCGCTGGAGAACCTGAAAAACTACCAGATCTGGCACCACCGGAATTTGTTGGTAGAACActaccacccctccatcgcGTCCGACCCTCCGGCGCTGGCATCGTTTGCTACTTCGGAAAGGGAGTTTCTGACCCAGATATTGGCGGAAGACACAAAGAACTACCACGTGTGGAGCTACCGCTCCTGGATGGTGGGCAAGCTGGGGGTGTGGGGGAACCCggaggagctgaggagcACAGAGGAGCTGATTGAGCAGGATGTGAGGAACAATTCGGCTTGGTCGCATAGGTTTTATTTGGTGTTTTCCGATCCGGAGAACTGCACGCCTGGAAAAAAGTATGCGGCTACCGAGGCGGACCCGAAGGTGCCCGGGGAGATTGTTGATCGGGAGGTGGCTTatgcggaggagaagattaGGTTGGCGCCGCAGAATCAGTCGGGGTGGAATTActtgaggggggtgttggttaaaggggggagggggttgagttCTGTGAGGGAGTTTGCCGAGGAGTTTGTCAAGGGgttgggcgagggggaggaaagtgaggaggtgaggtcaAGTCATGCGTTGGATTTGTTGGCCGAGGTTTAtaaggagttgggggagagggagagggcggatttgtgcttgaggaggttgatggagaagTGGGATCGGATTAGGGGGGGTTATTggcagtggaggagggaggggttggggttggcggaggTTGCTGCTTGA
- the STE24 gene encoding zinc metalloprotease (EggNog:ENOG503NUIC; COG:O; MEROPS:MER0002635) encodes MDILQRLARFLDRPLFPWKKLIIGFSVAQFLFEGVLGIRQYRVLTKTKPPAVLQHEVTQEVFDKSQAYGRAKAKFSLINGLYGQIQNFAFYHFDILPKLWSWSGNLLLRFAPTRFTGEISQSIVFILAFIFIHQVVSLPSNIYQTFVLEEKFGFNKQTPKLFVTDMIKSNLLAVVLTPPILAGFLAIIKKTGSQFFYYLWMFGAGLQVFMITIYPIAILPLFNKLSPLEEGKLKTDVEDLAKKLKFPLHELHVIDGSKRSAHSNAYFFGLPWKKHIVIYDTLIEKSETEEVVAVLAHELGHWSLGHTTKLFGISQAHFFYIFALFSVFVNNNSLYADFGFHAQHPIIVGFLLFSDILGPADNVIKFLMNILSRRFEFQADAFANNLGYNAELASSLIKLQIQNLSTMDADWAFAAYHFSHPILSERLKALNWQPTEKVVVKETVGEEKKEDTAVTTGRDEL; translated from the exons ATGGATATTCTACAG CGCCTCGCGCGGTTTCTCGACCGTCCGCTATTCCCCTGGAAGAAGCTAATTATCGGGTTCTCTGTTGCCCAATTCCTGTTCGAAGGTGTCCTCGGTATTCGTCAGTATCGTGTCTTGACCAAGACCAAGCCCCCCGCCGTTCTCCAGCATGAAGTCACACAAGAGGTTTTCGACAAGAGCCAGGCCTATGGACGCGCCAAGGCCAAGTTCTCTCTGATCAACGGTCTCTACGGTCAAATCCAAAACTTCGCATTCTACCACTTCGATATTCTCCCCAAGCTCTGGTCATGGTCTGGCAACCTACTCCTTCGCTTCGCACCCACTCGGTTCACCGGCGAAATCTCGCAATCTATCGTGTTCATTCTggccttcatcttcatccaccAAGTCGTCTCGCTCCCGTCCAACATCTACCAGACATTTGTTCTGGAGGAGAAGTTTGGATTCAACAAGCAGACCCCGAAGCTCTTCGTCACGGATATGATCAAGTCCAACCTGTTGGCTGTGGTTTTGACTCCTCCCATTCTTGCCGGTTTCCTCGCCATTATTAAGAAGACTGGCAGCCAGTTCTTCTATTACCTCTGGATGTTCGGCGCTGGTCTTCAGGTCTTCATGATTACGATTTACCCCATTGCTATCCTGCCACTGTTCAACAAACTTTCTCCCCTGGAGGAAGGCAAGCTCAAGACCGACGTTGAGGACCtcgccaagaagctcaagttCCCCCTTCACGAACTCCACGTCATTGATGGCAGCAAGCGCAGCGCTCACAGCAACGCCTATTTTTTTGGTCTCCCCTGGAAGAAGCACATTGTTATCTACGACACTCTGATTGAGAAGAGCGAGACCGAGGAGGTCGTTGCTGTTCTCGCCCACGAACTTGGTCActggagcttgggccacaccaccaagctGTTTGGTATTTCTCAG GCTCACTTCTTCTACATCTTTGCCCTCTTCTCCGTCTTCGTAAATAACAACTCCCTTTACGCCGATTTTGGCTTCCACGCCCAGcaccccatcatcgtcggcttcctcctcttcagcgaCATCCTCGGCCCCGCCGACAATGTCATCAAGTTCCTCATGAACATCCTCAGCCGCCGCTTCGAGTTCCAAGCCGACGCCTTTGCCAACAATCTGGGGTACAATGCTGAGCTGGCTTCTTCTCTCATTAAGCTGCAGATCCAGAACTTGAGCACCATGGACGCTGATTGGGCTTTCGCCGCCTATCACTTCTCTCATCCTATCCTTTCGGAGAGGTTGAAAGCGTTGAACTGGCAGCCTACCGAGAAGGTGGTTGTTAAGGAgacggttggggaggagaagaaggaggacacGGCTGTTACCACTGGGAGGGATGAGCTTTGA
- the MHF1 gene encoding MHF histone-fold complex component (EggNog:ENOG503P5SV; COG:S) translates to MAEQSEDEIRERLKTALWFSIGKIVDEESMRRNRNATPQFIGALADMVWSQIENVAIDLESFSRHANRTTVTTDDVLLLARRNQDLHSIVKDIVDKEKTRKLRAKAKGKGKA, encoded by the exons ATGGCTGAGCAAAGTGAGGATGAAATCCGTGAG CGCCTGAAGACGGCCCTGTGGTTCTCCATCGGCAAGATCGTCGATGAGGAGTCCATGAGAAGGAACAGGAATGCCACGCCGCAGTTTATCGGTGCGCTGGCGGATATGGTATGGAGTCAGATCG AAAACGTAGCTATCGATCTGGAATCCTTTAGCCGTCATGCCAACAGAACAACAGTCACCACAGACGATGTCCTGCTATTGGCTAGAAGAAACCAAGACTTGCACTCCATCGTCAAAGACATCGTCGACAAGGAAAAGACGAGGAAGCTAAGGGCGAAAGCGAAGGGGAAGGGCAAAGCGTGA
- the ERG12 gene encoding Mevalonate kinase (EggNog:ENOG503NWCI; COG:I), giving the protein MTQAIANGRNGQNGYHVDTEPESSSISASSSNASEYGVEGTNGITNGTGNLTLNGNGNGNIRDRMQRKKSSPMMPSFMVSAPGKVIVFGEHAVVHGKAAIAASIALRSYLLVTSLSKSRKTVTLKFPDIDFDHSWRIDELPWAIFQQPSKKKYYYSLVTEIDQELVAAIQPYLADVSPDKPADVRKVHQNSAGSFLYMFLSLGSPSFPACQYTLRSTIPIGAGLGSSATIAVCLSAALLLQLRTLSGPHPDQPPDEARMQIERINRWAYVYEMFIHGNPSGVDNTVSTQGKAVMFQRTDYSKAPDVKPLWDFPELPLLLVDTRTPKSTAHEVAKVGRLKDTHPKLVGSILDAIDKVTQTSAELIAEDDFSTEKEDSLRRVGELMNINHGLLVSLGVSHPRLERVRELVDHQGIGWTKLTGAGGGGCSITLLKPGVPREKLARLEEQLDEEGYQKFETTLGGDGVGVLWPAVLKNGTVEDEEGGMEIDQEKFLNAQGNDGVERLVGVHGGMPGEREGWKFWRVESNPDI; this is encoded by the exons ATGACGCAGGCCATTGCGAACGGCCGGAACGGCCAGAACGGCTACCATGTGGACACCGAACCCGAAAGTTCTAGCATCAgtgccagcagcagcaacgccAGCGAATACGGCGTCGAAGGCACAAACGGGATCACCAACGGCACTGGAAACCTCACGCTCAACGGGAATGGGAACGGGAATATCAGAGATCGCATGCAACGCAAAAAGTCCAGCCCAATGATGCCTAGTTTTATGGTTTCGGCGCCGGGAAAGGTGATTGTGTTTGGTGAACATGCGGTTGTGCACGGCAAG GCGGCGATCGCGGCTTCAATCGCTTTGCGCTCCTACCTCCTCGTAACATCGCTCTCCAAGTCGAGAAAGACCGTCACACTCAAGTTCCCAGATATCGACTTTGACCACTCGTGGAGGATTGACGAACTGCCCTGGGCCATCTTCCAACAGCCGTCGAAAAAGAAGTACTATTACAGTCTCGTCACCGAAATCGACCAGGAGCTCGTCGCCGCCATCCAGCCATACCTCGCCGATGTCTCGCCGGATAAGCCGGCGGATGTTCGCAAAGTTCACCAGAACTCGGCCGGTTCTTTCTTGTACATGTTCTTGTCCCTTGGATCACCGTCGTTCCCCGCCTGCCAGTACACATTGCGCTCCACGATTCCAATAGGCGCAGGACTCGGAAGCAGCGCCACTATTGCTGTGTGTCTCTCGGCAGCCCTGTTGCTTCAGCTTAGGACACTTTCTGGGCCCCATCCGGATCAACCGCCTGATGAGGCCCGGATGCAGATTGAGCGCATCAACCGATGGGCGTACGTCTACGAGATGTTCATCCACGGCAACCCCTCCGGTGTGGACAACACCGTCTCCACACAGGGCAAGGCCGTCATGTTCCAGAGAACGGATTACAGCAAGGCACCTGATGTAAAACCACTTTGGGATTTCCCCGAGTTGCCACTCCTTTTGGTCGACACCAGGACGCCAAAATCCACGGCGCATGAGGTGGCCaaggtggggaggttgaaggaCACTCACCCGAAACTTGTTGGCAGCATTCTTGATGCCATTGACAAGGTCACGCAAACATCGGCGGAGCTCATTGCCGAGGACGATTTCTCTacggagaaggaggacagCCTTCGCCGTGTGGGCGAGCTGATGAACATCAACCACGGTTTGCTGGTCTCACTTGGCGTCTCACACCCCAGACTCGAACGTGTCCGCGAGCTGGTAGACCACCAAGGGATAGGCTGGACGAAACTAaccggtgccggtggtggtggttgctcAATTACTCTCCTAAAACCCGGGGTTCCTAGAGAGAAACTCGCTaggttggaggagcagctTGACGAAGAGGGCTACCAAAAATTTGAGACTAcgcttggtggtgacggcgtGGGTGTTTTGTGGCCTGCGGTTCTAAAAAACGGcacggtggaggatgaggagggtggtatGGAGATTGATCAGGAAAAGTTCCTCAATGCGCAGGGGAATGATGGTGTGGAGAGGCTGGTGGGTGTGCATGGTGGCATGcctggggagagggaagggtgGAAGTTCTGGAGAGTGGAAAGTAACCCGGATATCTAG
- a CDS encoding hypothetical protein (EggNog:ENOG503P58P) has product MPTPLDHAMRSRNAFLAFTGLVTGVAVWAIWGGDMFPTSPDPTGNPEEWSKEDLRRWLAARNLHPQDSDTREQLLERVKANMRIPRQ; this is encoded by the exons ATGCCAACGCCACTCGATCATGCAATGAGATCACGG AATGCTTTCCTAG CTTTCACAGGTCTGGTGACGGGTGTTGCCGTATGGGCGATCTGGGGAGGAGACATGTTCCCCACAAGCCCAGACCCAACTGGTAATCCAGAGGAATGGTCTAAAGAAGATCTCCGAAGATGGCTCGCCGCT CGAAATCTTCACCCTCAAGACTCAGACACGAGGGAGCAActgttggagagggttaAAGCAAACATGAGGATTCCAAGGCAGTGA
- the RPL38 gene encoding 60S ribosomal protein L38 (BUSCO:EOG09265OQH; COG:J; EggNog:ENOG503P6UD) translates to MPQEIGDIKQFIEICRRSDASSARIKKNKSQIKFKVRCQRHLYTLVLKDSDKAEKLKQSLPPTLVITDIPKRNKKVQA, encoded by the exons ATGCCTCAGGAAATCGGAGATATCAAGCAG TTCATCGAGATCTGCCGCCGGTCGGACGCCTCCT CCGCGCggatcaagaagaacaagtcTCAGATCAAGTTCAAGGTCCGCTGCCAGAGACACCTCTACACCTTGGTTCTCAAGGACTCCgacaaggccgagaagctcaagcagAGCTTGCCTCCCA CCCTCGTCATCACTGACATTCCcaagagaaacaagaagGTCCAGGCTTAA
- a CDS encoding hypothetical protein (COG:U; EggNog:ENOG503P6S8), whose amino-acid sequence MDDLANLATTIGDRFTTNLKSTLDNMSPQKWIRVIIVAGAYLLLRPYLMKLGGRAQMASYEDEHAATEAEFAAKAKAKISPNELRGKVQIPEDTDSEGEDAEGGSTAADWGKKARRRQRDMIKKLLEAEERRLQESKEEEEDKDIEEFLIKD is encoded by the exons ATGGAcgacctcgccaacctcgccaccaccatcggcgaccgcttcaccaccaacctcaagtCCACCCTCGACAACATGTCCCCCCAAAAATGGATCCGAGTCATCATCGTAGCCGGCGCCT acctcctcctccgcccttACCTGATGAAACTCGGCGGCCGCGCCCAAATGGCCTCCTACGAAGACGAGCACGCAGCGACAGAAGCCGAGTTcgccgccaaggccaaggccaaaaTCTCCCCCAACGAGCTCCGGGGCAAAGTCCAGATACCCGAAGACACAGACTCTGAAGGTGAAGACGCAGAGGGCGGGTCAACTGCCGCTGACTGGGGCAaaaaggcgaggaggagacagAGGGATATGATCAAGAAGCTGCTGGAGGCTGAAGAAAGAAGATTGCAGGAGAGtaaagaggaggaggaggataaggaTATTGAGGAGTTTCTGATCAAGGATTAA
- the utp13 gene encoding U3 small nucleolar RNA-associated protein 13 (EggNog:ENOG503NUNT; COG:A), whose amino-acid sequence MATRQAAKTTFEVGNVIQPIYTGGSVALENGARILASTLGENAVLTELTTGKNLAEIEGDGEPISTLAITPSGSHLIVCSRSLTMRIYALTVSPEFDSIETTLVRTSKPHATPVVVLAVDRTSTLLATGAADGAIKIWDIVGGYVTHTVSGPSVLISALHFFEIAATAADTTIDRRPKKGSRKNDQDDGTNGVDSKFRLAWGTQDGKVRIFDLHKRTATPVYSDAKRKREAHESNVQSIDYSPEQHALLTGSRDKTMTMWLWGENGWQGTPMLRHELVESVGFLNEGKWMYSAGESGLLRIWDSTTHQEITAKQDPKAEGEAILSTVYLPEKSLIVCAQADYTLALYQVPKAEDISASAGEFFWEPFRRISGTHDEIYDLVYLLRDQSMMALATNSEDIRIVSVKTDSGEEGGSYFGHDVALLKGHEDLVMSLDVDWSGHWVASGAKDNTARIWRVDSANNSFECYATFTGHLESVGAVSLPKVAPPEDSEAFKNPLDHPPAFLISGSQDRFVQKRLIPRPSQPFKETTSLRRLAHEKDINALDINPSGKLFASASQDKTVKIWDTERLEVQGILKGHKRGVWAVKFAPLHTPAIQGETGGAVSGKGVIVTGSGDKTIKLWNLSDYTCLRTFEGHSHNVLKVVWLHIPTVEEDPSRKNVHFASAGADSLVKIWDANTGETECTLDNHEDRLWTLAVHPKSNTIVSAGSDSKITFWKDTTSETQTAATEAATRLVEQEQELENYIHIGAYRDAIVLALQLNHPGRLLKLFTNVVTSPTPEAGSFTGLRAVDQVLASLSDEQLFLLLLRLRDWNTNARTAPIAQRILSALVRSYPADKFSGLSVKGARGQKSLKEVLNALKVYTERHYKRMEELVDESYLVEYTLREMDALAPSLKAVKEDGEGDVDMIEV is encoded by the coding sequence ATGGCCACACGACAAGCAGCAAAGACCACCTTCGAGGTTGGAAATGTTATACAGCCCATCTATACCGGAGGATCTGTTGCGCTCGAAAATGGCGCCAGAATCCTCGCCTCGACACTGGGCGAAAACGCGGTGCTCACCGAATTGACGACTGGAAAGAACCTGGCCGAGAttgaaggagatggcgaaCCGATTTCGACCCTGGCCATTACGCCTTCGGGGTCGCACTTGATTGTGTGCTCCCGGTCGCTGACGATGCGAATCTACGCCCTCACAGTCTCCCCAGAATTCGACTCGATCGAAACGACACTCGTCCGAACCTCGAAGCCACATGCCACCCCTGTGGTTGTGCTGGCCGTCGACAGAACAAGCACATTGTTGGCTACTGGTGCCGCCGATGGCGCCATCAAGATTTGGGATATTGTTGGAGGATATGTAACTCACACCGTCAGCGGACCGAGTGTTCTCATTTCAGCCTTGCACTTTTTCGAGATTGCCGCGACCGCCGCCGACACCACAATTGACCGAAGGCCCAAGAAGGGCTCGCGAAAGAACGACCAGGATGACGGCACCAACGGTGTCGACTCCAAGTTTCGGCTGGCCTGGGGCACACAAGACGGCAAGGTCCGCATCTTCGATCTTCACAAACGCACCGCGACTCCCGTATACTCCGATgcgaaaaggaaaagggaggCGCACGAGTCTAATGTTCAGAGCATCGACTACTCGCCCGAGCAGCATGCTTTGCTCACAGGCAGCAGAGAtaagacgatgacgatgtggCTTTGGGGGGAGAATGGCTGGCAGGGAACGCCAATGCTGCGGCACGAGTTGGTGGAATCTGTAGGGTTCTTGAATGAAGGGAAGTGGATGTACTCAGCCGGAGAGAGCGGTCTCTTGCGGATATGGGACTCAACTACACACCAGGAAATCACTGCGAAACAAGACCCCAAGGCGGAGGGCGAGGCCATTCTTTCAACCGTCTACTTGCCAGAGAAGTCCTTGATTGTGTGCGCCCAGGCCGACTACACACTCGCCCTCTATCAGGTCCCGAAAGCAGAAGATATCAGTGCGAGTGCGGGAGAGTTCTTCTGGGAGCCATTTAGACGGATATCCGGCACACACGACGAAATCTACGACTTGGTCTACCTTCTACGAGATCAATCCATGATGGCACTTGCGACGAACTCGGAGGATATTAGGATAGTATCTGTCAAAACAGATagcggggaggagggcggttCCTATTTCGGGCACGACGTTGCCTTGCTCAAGGGACATGAGGATCTCGTCATGTCACTGGATGTGGATTGGTCTGGTCACTGGGTGGCCAGTGGAGCAAAAGATAACACAGCCAGAATATGGAGGGTTGATTCTGCCAACAATTCTTTTGAGTGTTATGCTACCTTCACTGGTCACCTGGAGTCGGTGGGAGCAGTGTCTTTGCCCAAGGTTGCTCCTCCGGAAGACTCTGAGGCGTTCAAGAACCCTCTCGACCACCCTCCAGCATTCCTGATTTCCGGTTCTCAGGACAGATTTGTCCAGAAGCGACTTATTCCCCGACCATCACAACCGTTCAAAGAGACAACTAGTCTCAGGAGATTGGCGCACGAGAAAGACATCAACGCCCTGGATATCAACCCATCCGGAAAGTTATTCGCTTCTGCGTCACAGGACAAAACGGTCAAGATTTGGGACACAGAAAGGCTCGAGGTGCAGGGTATCCTCAAGGGCCACAAGAGAGGTGTGTGGGCGGTCAAGTTTGCTCCCCTCCATACTCCAGCCATCCAAGGCGAGACAGGTGGTGCTGTCTCTGGAAAGGGTGTCATCGTCACTGGCAGTGGTGACAAGACTATCAAGCTGTGGAATCTTTCCGACTACACGTGTCTTCGCACCTTTGAAGGACACTCCCACAACGTTCTGAAAGTGGTGTGGTTGCACATCCCCACAGTCGAGGAGGATCCCAGCAGGAAAAATGTCCATTTCGCTTCCGCTGGCGCTGACAGTCtcgtcaagatctgggaCGCCAACACGGGCGAAACAGAATGCACCCTTGACAACCACGAAGACAGACTGTGGACCTTGGCCGTGCACCCGAAAAGCAACACGATTGTCTCGGCTGGCTCCGACTCCAAGATTACCTTCTGGAAGGACACCACATCCGAGACCCagaccgccgccaccgaaGCCGCCACCCGGCTTGttgagcaggagcaggagttgGAGAACTACATCCATATCGGTGCCTACAGAGACGCCATCGTCTTGGCTCTCCAGCTCAACCACCCAGGCCGCCTGCTCAAGCTTTTCACCAACGTTGTCACCTCGCCTACTCCTGAAGCGGGTAGCTTCACCGGGCTGAGAGCTGTCGACCAGGTTCTTGCTAGCTTGTCAGATGAACAACTGTTCCTTTTGTTGCTGAGGTTACGAGACTGGAACACAAACGCGCGCACGGCACCTATTGCGCAGCGGATTCTCTCCGCGCTGGTGAGGAGCTATCCGGCTGATAAGTTCTCGGGCTTGAGCGTCAAGGGAGCGAGGGGGCAGAAGAGCTTGAAGGAGGTGCTTAATGCGCTAAAGGTCTACACGGAGAGACATTacaagaggatggaggagctggtggatgaGAGTTATTTGGTGGAGTATACCTTGAGAGAGATGGATGCTCTGGCGCCGTCGCTGAAGGcggtgaaggaggatggggagggggatgtggacATGATCGAGGTGTAA
- a CDS encoding hypothetical protein (EggNog:ENOG503P75Z), which translates to MGLLEPLISMALGRSPYDEVIFPNTSQQNEQDNEHDGYRQLYDERGRPINPETRRINRDVVRSHNEVMTVIGVAEPDNGPDDAHAMSSHRHNVYEDKWGKRLLNLGGVLDTACVWGVNGMRQRILLYKRYSRVPFKETFALARQDQSLAAHFLGGLPAFGLNAVIDRMVAPKVKEYPILGYASMYIRLHLVVYTTFQRFGIIPATELLPNWRFFIPGSSISPIVVPPLPTSLCPVGILKWIGGTLLGVAPLGGFFAYMIVYNHVAKFFRMKIISNLPLPSNPRPAKRRALQDITPLPPTFTLEIPPPVDQHPVVSGSSSTPQPTTAPTQQQQPEPTTRTAEVPPRRQSITTTTTPGAGIPLVTDDYASEEEELEVSATLISFDVEAADSSNTLSGNFSSNPAETINSANPGIWSAELRPNPSENNRAAQASRERTFRDNKLRRLPAALATDVFAIGPSRLIMSPFAALCWTAMIRPYLARAGRWGELEGVNEVGLWGAFSWEGVSSLVGMELVLFNLMGSVWTVVSGLAWTVKMDEEEWEECGEGLRWEEQEGEEER; encoded by the exons ATGGGTCTTCTGGAGCCCCTAATCTCAATGGCTCTG GGACGATCTCCTTATGACGAGGTAATCTTCCCAAATACCTCCCAGCAAAATGAACAAGACAACGAGCATGATGGATATCGTCAACTATACGATGAGCGGGGTCGCCCAATCAACCCGGAAACCCGGCGCATCAACAGAGATGTCGTTCGGTCGCATAACGAAGTCATGACGGTGATAGGTGTCGCTGAGCCTGACAACGGCCCCGATGATGCTCATGCCATGTCCTCTCATCGGCATAATGTCTATGAGGACAAGTGGGGAAAAAGACTGCTCAATCTAGGCGGTGTTCTTGATACTGCCTGTGTCTGGGGCGTGAATGGCATGAGACAGCGCATTTTG CTATACAAACGATACAGTCGAGTGCCATTCAAAGAGACATTCGCCCTCGCCAGACAGGATCAATCTCTAGCTGCACACTTCTTGGGCGGCTTGCCAGCATTTGGCCTGAATGCAGTGATCGATCGCATGGTAGCCCCAAAGGTCAAGGAATACCCAAT ACTTGGCTATGCCTCCATGTATATCCGTCTCCACCTGGTTGTGTACACCACGTTCCAACGCTTCGGCATCATTCCGGCAACCGAACTTCTTCCCAACTGGAGATTCTTCATCCCCGGCTCAAGCATATCACCTATTGTCGTCCCACCACTGCCAACATCCCTCTGTCCAGTCGGGATTCTCAAATGGATAGGCggcaccctcctcggcgttGCCCCCCTCGGTGGATTCTTCGCCTACATGATCGTCTACAACCACGTCGCCAAGTTCTTCCGAATGAAGATTATAAGCAATCTACCACTCCCAAGTAACCCGCGGCCGGCGAAACGCAGAGCGCTTCAGGATatcactcccctcccgccgACCTTTACACTCGAGATCCCTCCCCCTGTTGATCAACATCCCGTTGTCAGCggctcatcatccaccccacAACCTACCACCGCACCcacgcaacaacaacaaccggaACCCACCACTCGCACCGCGGAGGTTCCCCCCCGAAGACAAAGCataacaaccaccaccaccccgggCGCCGGCATCCCCCTTGTAACGGACGACTACGCctcagaggaagaagagctAGAAGTCAGCGcaaccctcatctccttcGACGTCGAAGCAGCTGACTCttccaacaccctcagcGGTAActtcagcagcaaccccgcCGAAACAATCAACTCGGCCAACCCAGGCATATGGTCTGCCGAGCTCCGCCCCAATCCATCGGAAAACAACCGCGCCGCCCAGGCAAGTAGGGAGCGCACCTTTCGGGACAATAAACTGAGACGATTACCTGCTGCGCTGGCGACGGATGTGTTTGCTATTGGGCCGTCAAGGTTGATCATGAGCCCGTTTGCAGCGTTGTGCTGGACGGCGATGATTAGGCCTTACTTGGCGAGGgcagggaggtggggggagttggagggggtgaatgAGGTTGGACTTTGGGGGGCGTTtagctgggagggggtttcgagcttggtggggatggagttggtgttgtttaATTTGATGGGGAGCGTTTGGACGGTGGTGAGTGGGTTGGCGTGGAcggtgaagatggatgaggaggagtgggaggagtgtgggGAGGGGCTGAGGtgggaggaacaggagggggaggaggagagatga